One window from the genome of Salvia splendens isolate huo1 chromosome 9, SspV2, whole genome shotgun sequence encodes:
- the LOC121747039 gene encoding thaumatin-like protein 1b, translating to MSRPLFSTLFLSLLLINLSFFSEVETTTFKFVNRCRHTIWPGILTGADRPVFNPTGFTLKSGRSRTLRAPQSWSGRVWARTHCATDSTGKFSCATADCASGRVDCGGAGAIPPATLAEFTLNGDQGLDFYDVSLVDGYNIPMLIIPKGGTTASSGCSSTGCLVDLNGACPRGLAVAHARETVACRSACEAFGNPAFCCSEAYNTPETCEPSAYSLFFKSACPRSYSYAYDDKTSTFTCTGADYTIIFCPLPYTSMKFLATRKESAQLPLVNKSTMYVGRRRSMLSLPG from the exons ATGAGCCGTCCGCTTTTCTCCACCCTGTTCCTCTCGCTGCTTTTGATCAATCTCTCTTTCTTCTCAG AGGTCGAAACGACGACGTTCAAGTTCGTCAACCGGTGCCGGCACACGATATGGCCGGGTATACTAACCGGCGCCGACCGCCCGGTTTTCAACCCGACCGGCTTTACTCTCAAGAGCGGGCGATCCAGAACGCTCCGGGCGCCCCAATCGTGGTCGGGCCGGGTCTGGGCCCGGACGCACTGCGCCACTGATTCCACGGGCAAATTCTCATGCGCCACCGCCGATTGCGCCTCGGGGAGGGTGGATTGCGGTGGCGCCGGCGCGATTCCTCCGGCGACGCTGGCAGAATTCACTCTCAACGGAGATCAAGGGCTGGATTTCTACGACGTGAGCCTTGTGGACGGGTACAACATCCCAATGCTTATAATCCCTAAGGGGGGTACAACCGCGAGCAGCGGGTGCAGCTCGACGGGTTGCCTCGTCGACCTCAACGGCGCGTGCCCGCGTGGGCTGGCGGTGGCGCATGCCAGGGAGACCGTCGCGTGCCGAAGCGCGTGCGAGGCGTTTGGCAATCCGGCGTTCTGCTGCAGCGAGGCGTACAATACGCCGGAGACTTGCGAGCCGTCGGCGTACTCGCTCTTCTTCAAGAGCGCGTGCCCGCGCTCCTACAGCTACGCCTACGACGATAAGACGAGCACCTTCACCTGCACCGGCGCCGATTACACTATCATCTTCTGCCCCCTGCCTTACACCAG CATGAAATTTCTGGCAACACGGAAGGAATCAGCACAGCTGCCTCTAGTGAACAAAAGTACGATGTACGTTGGGAGGCGCCGCAGCATGCTGTCATTACCAG GATGA
- the LOC121749825 gene encoding auxin transporter-like protein 5, whose protein sequence is MEFSDKTAESTVVGNYVEMEAEGKLSTMKSRISKLFWHGGSAYDAWFSCASNQVAQVLLTLPYSFSQLGMTSGILFQLFYGLLGSWTAYLISILYVEYRTRKEREKVVFRNHVIQWFEVLDGLLGKHWRNVGLAFNCTFLLFGSVIQLIACASNIYYINDNLDKRTWTYIFGACCATTVFIPSFHNYRIWSFLGLIMTTYTAWYLTIASLLHGQVEGVTHSGPTKMVLYFTGATNILYTFGGHAVTVEIMHAMWKPQKFKAIYLLATLYVLTLTLPSASAVYWAFGDLLLNHSNAFSLLPRSPFKDMAVILMLIHQFITFGFACTPLYFVWEKAIGLHECKSLCKRAMARLPVVIPIWFLAIIFPFFGPINSTVGSLLVSFTVYIIPALAHIFTFRSAAARENAVEQPSKYFGRWVGAYLINIFVVVWVLIVGFGFGGWASMTNFINQIDTFGLFTKCYQCLPQPPPMPPLRANTTHHHAL, encoded by the exons ATGGAGTTTTCCGACAAGACGGCGGAGAGCACGGTGGTCGGAAACTACGTGGAAATGGAGGCCGAGGGGAAGCTCTCAACCATGAAATCAAGAATCTCGAAGCTCTTCTGGCACGGCGGCTCCGCCTACGACGCTTGGTTCAGCTGCGCTTCCAACCAG GTGGCTCAAGTGCTGCTGACGTTGCCGTATTCATTCTCGCAGCTGGGGATGACGTCAGGGATTTTGTTCCAGCTGTTTTATGGATTGCTTGGGAGCTGGACTGCATATCTCATTAGCATTCTCTATGTTGAGTATAGGACTAGAAAGGAGAGGGAGAAGGTGGTTTTTAGGAACCATGTTATTCag TGGTTTGAAGTTCTTGATGGGCTTCTTGGGAAGCACTGGAGGAATGTGGGCTTGGCATTTAACTGCACCTTCCTCTTATTTGGATCTGTGATTCAACTCATTGCTTGTGCTAG CAATATCTACTACATAAATGACAATTTGGACAAGAGGACATGGACATACATCTTTGGGGCATGTTGTGCAACAACTGTTTTCATCCCATCTTTCCACAACTATAGGATTTGGTCATTTCTTGGCCTAATCATGACCACTTACACAGCTTGGTACCTCACCATTGCATCTCTACTTCATGGCCAG GTCGAGGGCGTTACGCACTCGGGTCCAACCAAGATGGTGTTGTATTTCACTGGAGCCACAAACATTCTATACACATTTGGGGGACATGCTGTGACTGT AGAAATCATGCACGCAATGTGGAAGCCACAGAAATTCAAGGCCATTTATCTCTTAGCAACACTATATGTGTTGACTCTGACCCTCCCCTCTGCATCAGCTGTGTATTGGGCTTTTGGGGATTTGCTGCTGAATCATTCCAATGCTTTCTCTCTCCTCCCAAGATCTCCATTCAAGGACATGGCAGTAATCTTGATGCTAATCCACCAG TTTATAACATTCGGATTTGCTTGCACCCCGCTGTATTTCGTGTGGGAGAAGGCCATAGGGTTGCACGAGTGCAAGAGCTTGTGCAAGAGGGCGATGGCGCGGCTGCCAGTGGTGATCCCGATCTGGTTCTTGGCCATCATCTTCCCGTTCTTCGGCCCCATCAACTCCACCGTCGGATCGCTCCTCGTTAGCTTTACCGTCTACATTATCCCGGCCCTGGCTCACATTTTCACCTTCAGATCAGCCGCAGCACGAGAG AATGCGGTGGAGCAGCCTTCGAAGTACTTTGGGAGATGGGTGGGTGCGTATTTGATCAACATATTTGTGGTAGTGTGGGTTCTAATTGTTGGATTTGGGTTTGGTGGATGGGCTAGTATGACTAATTTCATTAACCAAATCGACACATTTGGGCTTTTCACCAAATGCTACCAATGCCTACCTCAGCCGCCTCCAATGCCACCTCTCAGGGCTAACACTACCCATCACCACGCCCTTTGA
- the LOC121749006 gene encoding glycine-rich protein 2-like, whose product MSDGEVKKGSVKWFNDQKGFGFITPDDGTEDLFVHQSSIKSDGFRSLGDGEAVEYTVEYGSDGRAKAANVTGPDGASVQGSTRGGGGGGGGGYGGGRGGYNGGGGRDRGYGGGGGGYGGGGGGYGGGGGGYGGGGGGGSGCFKCGENGHMARECPTGGGGGGGGGRYGGGGGGGRGGGGCYNCGEEGHFSRECPNSNR is encoded by the coding sequence ATGTCTGACGGCGAAGTGAAGAAGGGATCTGTCAAGTGGTTCAACGATCAGAAGGGCTTCGGCTTCATCACTCCCGATGACGGCACCGAGGATCTCTTCGTTCACCAATCCTCCATCAAATCCGACGGATTCCGCAGCCTCGGCGACGGCGAGGCCGTCGAATACACCGTCGAGTACGGCAGCGACGGCCGTGCCAAGGCGGCCAACGTGACCGGACCTGATGGCGCATCTGTGCAGGGCAGCACccgcggcggaggcggcggtggtggcggtggatACGGAGGCGGAAGAGGCGGCTACAACGGAGGAGGAGGCAGGGATCGTGGCTACggaggtggcggcggcggctacggaggtggcggtggtggctacggaggtggcggtggtggctacggaggaggtggcggtggcggcaGCGGCTGCTTCAAGTGCGGCGAGAACGGTCACATGGCTAGGGAGTGCCCGaccggaggtggtggtggtggcggaggTGGCCGTtacggtggtggtggcggtggaggcCGTGGTGGCGGCGGCTGCTACAACTGCGGTGAGGAAGGGCATTTCTCTCGCGAGTGCCCTAACTCTAACCGTTAG